CCCTGGGCGGCCGCGACGCGATTCTGAACGTCAACGGCGGCGATGGAAAGGTCATAGCCGGTGCGGAAGGTGATGGTGATGGAGCTTGTGCCGTCGTTTGAGCTTGTGGAGTTGATGTAGCGCATGCCCTCGACGCCGTTGATCTGCTGTTCGAGAGGAATGGTGACGGCGGATTCGACGATGGCGGAGTTGGCTCCGACGTAGTTGCAGGTAACGACAACCTGCGGGGGCGCGAGCTCGGGATAGAGCGAGATGGGGATCGTCGGGATGGAGACGGCGCCGGCAAGCACGATCAGGAGTGCGAAGACCGTGGCGAAGATGGGGCGTCGGATGAAGAAATCTACCAAGGGAGGGCCTTCAGTGCAGGGAGTAGGTAAGAGGGAGTAGGGAGTAAAAGACCGGGAGGCGATTAGGCTAAGGGCCTTACGGGTGCTCCTTCTTGCAGGAACTGGAGGCCGGAGAGGATGACCCGGTCGGATTGCTTGAGGCCAGCCAGGATGGGGTAGTTGTTGCCTACGGTTTCGCCGAGGGTGACGGCTACCTGGTGGGCGACGAAACCGTCTCCCTTGGGTTGAGCGACAAAGACGAACGCTTGGCCGCCGATACGGGTCACCGCGAGAATGGGTACGACCGGGGCTGGGTTGGTGTTCCAGGTGACGCGGGCGTTCACGATCTGCTGATTACGGAGCTTGCTGGACGAGGGAATTTCCGCCTTCGCCAAGATGCTTTGGAGGCCGTTGTCGACCTGAGGAGAGACGAAGGAGACGGTAGAGCGGGTGGTCACTGTGCCGGAGGTGTCTACGAGATCAACCGGGATTCCGGTGTGGACGAGGCCGGCGCGGTCGGTGGGAATGTAAATGTATGCCTCGAGCTGCTGATTCTCGTCGAGGGTGGTGAGGAGTGTAGTGGAGGAGACGTAGTCGCCCTGGTGAACGGGGATGTCTCCGACTATTCCCGCGAATGGGGCGCGGATCTGGTAGTAGGCGAGCTGCTCACGCTGGGTGTTGGTGGAGGCGGCGGACGAGTTGAAGGAACCTTTGGCGTTCTCGAAGGCCTGCACAGCCTGATCGTAGACCTGACGTGAGGTGATGCCGGACTGATAGAGGTTCTTCTGACGTTCAACCTCGGCCCTGTTGTAGTCGTACATCGCCTTCTGCTGCGACTCAAGGCCTTGTTGCGACTCGACCGTCGCAAGCTGTTTGAGGGGATCGATCTGCATGAGTACCTGGCCCGCCTTGACGCTTTGTCCAGAGGTTACGAATATGCGGGTGATATTACCGTCGACCTGCGGCTGCATGGTGGCGGAGCGACGGCTCTTGATGGTGGCGACGTAGGTGTCGCTATTAGGAACAGGGGTGAGCGAGACAGGCGAAACCTTGACCGGCATCGCCTGCGGAGGTAGTGCTGGCGGTGCGGTGGCCTTGCAGCCGGAGAAAACCAGGGCGAGACATGCCAGGGTTGTGAGCAGTGCTGCGGGGTGTGTGGTCCTGAACAAGGTGATCTCCTCAAGCGGCTGCCCTGAGTCGCGAACTGGCATGCTGCGTTGCTGGCTTTGGATTCGCGTCGAAAACTGATTCGTTCCTGGACTTACGTGGGTCTGGCATGCTGGCGGGCAGACATTACAAGTTTACTTTTGCCGAAAGCGCTTTCTTTGGCTATCGTTGCGGAGCAGCGAAGAGCGGCGGTCCACGCCGTTTTCGGAACCTCAGACTGTGCTGGATGGCCTCGCTGAGGATTATTGCTCATGGCGTGGCTTGATGTCGCGATGCAGGTTCCGAAGAAGTGAAATTTGGCAGGACATATGAAGCTCCTGTATATATCGCATCACAAGGAGTTGAGCATTTCTCCGGGCGCACTGTTTCCAGTTGTCTCGTGCAAGTGGCGAGGCAGTTTCTTCTCTAGTCACTTTTCGCATCTTGCCGTTACAATCAAACGGCAAGCACGAAAACCTTAGCTCTTGATTCGATTTTCGACTTCCGACATCCCACGTCCGACGCACTGCGCGCCTTTGAAGGAGACTACACGCCCCATGAAACTGACTGCACGGATTCCTGTTACGGCCGCACTGTTGGCGTTGACCCTGGGTAGCGCGACCGGTTGTAACAAGCTGAAGGCTCGCGATGAGCTCAACAAGGGCGTTCAAGCCTTTAAGAGTGCGCGCTTTGAAGACGCGACGAACCACTTTCAGACAGCGATCGCGCTGGATCCGGCGTATCAGGATGCCAAGCTGTACCTTGCGACGGCGTACGCCTCGCAGGTGGTGCCGAACCTCGAAACCCCCGAGAACCTGAAGATCGCGCAGAATGCGCTGGATGGCTTCAATGCGGTTCTGGCTAAGGACCCGAACGATCTGACGGCGCTGAAGCAGATCGCGTCGATTGACCGGAACATCAAGAAATTTGATGAAGCGAAGGAATATGAGAAGAAGGTCATTGCGATTGCGCCAAACGACCCCGAAGCGTATTACACGGTTGGATTCGTGAACTGGACGCTTGCGTACAAGAATGCCATTGCGATCCTGGCGGCAGACGGCTTGACCGACGCTGGCGACGGAAACCCGAAGAAGAGCAAGGACGCCTGCGCCAAGCTGCAGGCTGCGAATACGGGCCTAGTGACCGAGGGCATTCAGTACCTGAATAAGGCGATCGAGCTGAACCCGAACTACGACGATGCGATGCAGTACATGCAGTTGACCCTTCGCCGGAAGGCCGATCTTGAGTGTGGCAATGAAGCCGCCCGCAAGGACGATATGGCCCAGGTGGACATGTGGATCCAGAAGGCGATGGGCGCTCGTAAGGCAAACGAACTCGAGAAGGAAAAGAAGAACGCGGGTGGCGTTGTGATGCAGTAAGGTTCTCCCATGGCTGTGCAGTGAGGCCTCCCGGTCCCGGGGGGCCTTGTTGTTTTTGCTGCTGATTCCGAGGCGAAGGTGCCTGCGGATTCTTCCTTTCGAGGCGGGTTCGCGCGGCTACAATCCGGCTGAACGCCAGATCGGTAAGGAGTCGCGATGAGCGAGGTGGTCGGTGCAAAGCCGTTGAGCGAGGCGGAGCGCGTGGTGGATATGTTTATGGCGCCTTCGCTGACATTCGCTGACATTCTGCGAAGCACGACGTGGTGGCTTCCGTTTGTTCTGCTTGTGGTGGTGACGACAGCGGCGACGTTCACGATCGATCGGGAGGTGGGCTTCCAACAAGTTGCGGAGAATCAGATTCACCTGAGCCCGAAGCAGGAAGAGGCTTTGAATTCGCTTCCGCCGGCCGATCGGGCGACGCGCGTCGCGATCTCGGCGAAGGTGACGAAGTACATCTCTTATGCGTCGCCGGTGTTGATTCTTCTGTTTTCGGCCATTGGGGCTCTCGTGCTTTGGGGGAGTTTCAACTTCGGGCTGGGAGCGAGGACGAGCTTCGGTCAGATGTTCGCCGTGTGGATCTATGCTTCGCTGCCTCGACTGCTCTCGGGTGTCCTCGAGATCGTAACGCTTTGCTTCGGGAACAATGCCGATTCGTTCAATCTGAAGGAGCCGGTTGGGACAAACGTTGGGTACTACATGGCGGATTCGGCGCCGTGGCTGCGTACGGGGCTGGGGTTTCTGGATGTGATTGGGATCTGGAACATGGTGCTCTTGATCATTGGGACCGCCGTGGTTGCCAAGGTGAAGATGGGGTCGGCTGCGGCGGTGATTGTGGGCTGGTGGCTTTTGGTTCTTCTGCTGAGCGTAGGGGCTTCGGCGGCGTTCAATTGA
This genomic window from Granulicella sibirica contains:
- a CDS encoding YIP1 family protein, which gives rise to MSEVVGAKPLSEAERVVDMFMAPSLTFADILRSTTWWLPFVLLVVVTTAATFTIDREVGFQQVAENQIHLSPKQEEALNSLPPADRATRVAISAKVTKYISYASPVLILLFSAIGALVLWGSFNFGLGARTSFGQMFAVWIYASLPRLLSGVLEIVTLCFGNNADSFNLKEPVGTNVGYYMADSAPWLRTGLGFLDVIGIWNMVLLIIGTAVVAKVKMGSAAAVIVGWWLLVLLLSVGASAAFN
- a CDS encoding efflux RND transporter periplasmic adaptor subunit → MFRTTHPAALLTTLACLALVFSGCKATAPPALPPQAMPVKVSPVSLTPVPNSDTYVATIKSRRSATMQPQVDGNITRIFVTSGQSVKAGQVLMQIDPLKQLATVESQQGLESQQKAMYDYNRAEVERQKNLYQSGITSRQVYDQAVQAFENAKGSFNSSAASTNTQREQLAYYQIRAPFAGIVGDIPVHQGDYVSSTTLLTTLDENQQLEAYIYIPTDRAGLVHTGIPVDLVDTSGTVTTRSTVSFVSPQVDNGLQSILAKAEIPSSSKLRNQQIVNARVTWNTNPAPVVPILAVTRIGGQAFVFVAQPKGDGFVAHQVAVTLGETVGNNYPILAGLKQSDRVILSGLQFLQEGAPVRPLA